The Helianthus annuus cultivar XRQ/B chromosome 16, HanXRQr2.0-SUNRISE, whole genome shotgun sequence genome includes a window with the following:
- the LOC110919916 gene encoding uncharacterized protein LOC110919916 — translation MRHPVDGSAWQDFDKKYPNFTMEPRNVRLGLAADGFNPFNNSSGSLTHSTWPVILTTYNLPPWLCMRESTFMLTLLIPGPKSPGKDMDVFLRPLVDELKQLWQTGVRTKDAATNTYFTMKAALLWTINDFPARSSLSGWSGQGYMACPTCNQDTPLIRVTGKCAYVGHRRFLDANHPWRTSLDFNGRPETRDPPRQFSPADIEAQLGRLINRLPGKHPDFGGGRITRSDFELNWSKRSIFFDLEYWSSLQLKHNLDVMHIEKNVCDSLLGTLLMNDKSKDTPNARCDLEKLNIRPSQWLKQSGDRFGSNISKRVTDNNANITRLKSHDCHILMQRLIPIGVRGLLTKDTSTPIVDLCMFFKQLCSRTLSVDDMKKAKDDIVTILCKLEMIYPTTFFDIMVHLLVHLPDEAIAGGPVAFRWMYPFERYMKKLKNYVKNPARPEGCITEGYVFEEALTFCSMYLKDVQTKFNRPDRIDDVVVEKRKLWVFESKCRYVGARKDKYLSFIEKNKMEWFVLENCAEVREYMNEFKHTHPHDDLKTKFPGWFLHKAHSMKTQNSPEFHPELYALSICAKMTAYTYTACIVNGVRFKTLERDAKCATQNSGVEVVGENGVKFYGQLEEIIELRYTNDYSTLLFRCKWFDTQRGVNHNNNITSISTEHEWDKDDQLIFASQAKQVFFIQETSRNQKNKHRWVVKNVNHRRIWDRLLSDDRVNKVQNVDKHLEDRDIVDNNSSSDCPLVIDLTQYFQIGSSHVTAGEPSIEVDPPTATVDEVFEVETDCDEVEAEYDEDDPDYVESD, via the exons ATGCGTCATCCAGTTGATGGATCTGCATGGCAAGACTTTGATAAAAAGTACCCAAACTTCACGATGGAGCCACGAAATGTTCGCTTAGGGCTTGCAGCTGACGGTTTTAATCCCTTTAACAACAGTAGTGGATCCTTGACACATAGCACGTGGCCGGTTATACTCACCACATATAATCTGCCTCCCTGGCTATGCATGCGAGAGTCCACATTCATGTTGACCTTGTTGATTCCTGGCCCTAAATCACCGGGGAAAGACATGGACGTTTTCCTTAGACCGTTAGTGGATGAGCTTAAGCAATTGTGGCAGACAGGTGTACGTACTAAAGACGCAGCAACAAACACATACTTCACAATGAAGGCGGCGTTGTTATGGACCATAAATGACTTTCCAGCCCGTAGTAGCCTATCAGGTTGGAGCGGACAAGGCTACATGGCATGCCCAACTTGTAACCAAGACACTCCTTTAATACGTGTAACTGGTAAATGTGCTTATGTTGGTCATCGCCGGTTCTTAGATGCCAACCATCCTTGGAGAACAAGTCTCGACTTTAACGGGAGACCCGAGACACGAGACCCTCCGAGACAGTTTAGCCCAGCTGACATAGAAGCTCAACTAGGTCGTTTAATTAATCGTCTACCAGGCAAGCATCCAGATTTTGGAGGTGGGAGGATAACCCGGTCAGATTTCGAGTTGAACTGGTCCAAAAGAAGCATATTTTTTGACCTTGAGTATTGGTCTTCTCTGCAGCTGAAACATAACTTAGATGTAATGCATATAGAGAAAAATGTGTGCGATAGCTTGCTCGGTACTCTTCTAATGAACGATAAGAGCAAAGACACGCCAAATGCGCGGTGCGACTTGGAAAAACTAAACATTCGGCCGTCACAATGGCTGAAACAATCGGGTG ATCGGTTTGGATCTAATATCAGTAAGAGGGTGACAGATAACAATGCTAACATTACCAGGTTGAAATCTCATgactgtcatatcctcatgcaaCGTTTGATACCGATTGGGGTTAGAGGGCTTTTGACTAAAGATACATCTACACCAATAGTAGACCTTTGTATGTTCTTTAAGCAACTTTGCTCTAGAACACTATCGGTGGATGATATGAAGAAAGCAAAGGATGACATTGTTACCATCTTATGCAAGTTAGAGATGATCTATCCAACTACGTTTTTTGACATTATGGTTCATTTACTTGTGCATTTACCTGATGAAGCGATTGCGGGAGGTCCAGTAGCTTTTAGATGGATGTATCCATTTGAAAGGTACATGAAAAAACTAAAGAACTATGTCAAAAACCCGGCAAGGCCTGAAGGTTGTATAACTGAAGGTTATGTGTTTGAAGAAGCTCTAACATTTTGTTCAATGTACCTTAAAGATGTTCAGACTAAGTTCAATCGCCCAGATAGAATCGATGATGTCGTTGTTGAAAAAAGAAAGTTATGGGTGTTTGAGTCCAAATGTCGTTATGTTGGCGCAAGAAAGGACAAATATCTATCATTCATCGAAAAAAACAAGATGGAATGGTTTGTCCTCGAAAACTGCGCAGAAGTTAGGGAGTACATGAA TGAATTCAAACATACACATCCCCATGATGATCTTAAAACCAAATTTCCGGGATGGTTTCTCCATAag GCCCATTCGATGAAAACACAAAATTCTCCAGAATTCCACCCGGAGTTGTATGCTCTTTCAATTTGTGCGAAAATGACTGCTTACACTTACACTGCTTGCATAGTCAACGGTGTTAGGTTTAAGACACTTGAACGTGATGCAAAATGCGCAACGCAAAACTCTGGGGTGGAAGTGGTTGGAGAGAACGGTGTGAAATTTTATGGCCAATTAGAAGAAATTATTGAGTTGCGTTATACAAATGATTATTCCACTCTCCTATTTCGGTGCAAGTGGTTTGATACTCAAAGGGGTGTAAACCATAACAATAATATCACCAGTATAAGCACTGAACATGAATGGGACAAAGACGATCAACTCATATTTGCTTCGCAAGCCAAACAAGTGTTCTTCATCCAAGAAACGTCtcgaaaccaaaaaaataaacatagGTGGGTAGTCAAAAATGTTAATCATCGAAGAATTTGGGATCGGCTATTAAGTGATGACCGCGTCAATAAGGTTCAAAATGTTGACAAACACTTAGAAGATAGGGACATTGTCGACAACAACTCTTCATCTGACTGTCCACTTGTCATTGACTTGACCCAATACTTTCAAATTGGATCTTCTCATGTTACTGCGGGTGAGCCTTCAATTGAAGTTGATCCCCCAACAGCCACCGTCGATGAAGTGTTTGAAGTCGAGACTGATTGTGATGAGGTCGAGGCTGAATATGATGAGGATGATCCCGATTATGTGGAGTCTGACTAA